A genome region from Triticum aestivum cultivar Chinese Spring chromosome 2B, IWGSC CS RefSeq v2.1, whole genome shotgun sequence includes the following:
- the LOC123046453 gene encoding uncharacterized protein, with product MAKAARVDAAGELLDDLLLLIFERLPGVQDLLRCAATCKQWLCLIKDSVFLRRIGLWPETAPHPSVLVGIFYQNVVVPSAIQPLRRIPECPPQFLSLQAGGAHLTFDSFVANDDGLFNFAWPLASRRGLLLVHIMLPTPVDHQGHRPKLLLAVCRPLIDKRRRHLLPPPPFLVSHGFMNGHRLTGYALLTDEDHRAIDDLDQQRRQPSFQVVLTYTGANRVMYACTYSSATDSWSTPIRCHQVSHLVRCGPYAGVVTCGTVHWLFTDQRSFYTLNVSVATAHVSSTKIPINVRAGEQRRRVPFPCVTRERKLSFVSIRDDGVLELWAKQGHDGNDHGGEAGAGGWLRSDLINLGSGDKINLVFFAEKRGAMLVEQGGAFFTIDLKSKEKALVDLKGEEKKHGRGICRFPMHRCSSSWCSGFHCSWGKISPCAYNKPVLYEVDWIIEAR from the coding sequence ATGGCCAAGGCCGCACGCGTGGACGCAGCCGGCGAACTCCTGGACGACCTCCTGCTCCTCATCTTCGAGCGCTTGCCGGGCGTCCAGGACCTCCTCCGCTGCGCAGCCACGTGCAAACAGTGGCTCTGCCTCATCAAAGACTCGGTCTTCCTCCGACGCATCGGCCTCTGGCCGGAGACGGCGCCCCACCCTTCGGTCCTCGTCGGCATCTTCTACCAGAACGTGGTAGTGCCTAGCGCGATTCAGCCCCTCAGAAGGATACCCGAATGTCCTCCCCAATTCTTGAGCCTTCAGGCTGGGGGCGCCCATCTGACGTTCGACTCCTTCGTCGCCAACGACGATGGGCTCTTCAACTTTGCATGGCCACTGGCATCGCGCCGTGGTCTTCTCCTCGTGCACATCATGCTGCCTACCCCGGTCGACCACCAAGGCCACCGTCCGAAGCTCCTTCTTGCCGTGTGCCGCCCTCTGATCGACAAGCGGCGCAGGCATCTGCTCCCACCGCCTCCCTTCTTGGTAAGCCATGGATTCATGAACGGGCACCGCCTAACTGGCTATGCTCTTCTCACCGATGAGGACCACCGTGCCATTGATGATTTGGATCAGCAACGACGACAACCGTCGTTTCAAGTCGTCTTGACTTACACAGGCGCCAACAGAGTCATGTATGCCTGTACGTACTCCTCTGCCACAGACAGTTGGAGCACTCCCATCAGGTGCCACCAGGTTTCACACCTCGTCAGGTGTGGACCGTATGCCGGCGTCGTCACCTGTGGCACCGTGCACTGGCTGTTCACAGACCAGAGAAGCTTCTACACACTCAATGTAAGTGTCGCCACGGCACATGTCTCATCGACCAAGATCCCCATCAACGTCCGCGCTGGTGAGCAGCGGCGGCGAGTGCCGTTTCCATGTGTCACTAGAGAAAGAAAGCTTTCTTTTGTGAGCATTCGAGATGATGGTGTGCTAGAGCTTTGGGCCAAGCAAGGGCATGATGGCAATGATCATGGCGGCGAGGCTGGTGCGGGAGGGTGGTTGCGCTCTGACCTGATAAATCTAGGAAGCGGTGATAAAATAAACCTCGTCTTCTTCGCAGAGAAAAGAGGTGCCATGCTCGTCGAGCAGGGCGGTGCTTTCTTCACCATTGATCTCAAGAGTAAGGAAAAGGCGTTGGTCGATCTCAAAGGTGAGGAAAAGAAGCATGGCAGGGGCATCTGCAGGTTTCCAATGCATCGCTGTAGTAGTAGTTGGTGTAGTGGATTCCACTGCAGCTGGGGGAAGATCAGTCCTTGCGCGTATAACAAGCCTGTGCTGTACGAGGTGGATTGGATAATTGAGGCAAGATGA
- the LOC123046454 gene encoding pathogenesis-related protein 1 produces MASTKSWAHEIEASVAAPRLFRAGVMDWHTLAPKLAPQVVASAHPVEGEGGVGSVRQFNFTSAMPFSVVKERLDFLDADGCECRSTLLEGGHVGTVIETSTSCIKVEPAAGGGSVVKVESTYKLLPGVEEGEYEVAKAKESVTAIFKAAEAYLIANPDAYN; encoded by the exons ATGGCCTCCACCAAGAGCTGGGCGCACGAGATCGAGGCGTCCGTGGCGGCGCCACGCCTGTTCCGCGCCGGCGTCATGGACTGGCACACGCTGGCGCCCAAGCTCGCCCCGCAGGTCGTCGCCAGCGCCCACcccgtcgagggcgagggcggcgtCGGCAGCGTCAGGCAGTTCAACTTCACCTCAG CCATGCCCTTCAGCGTCGTGAAGGAGAGGCTCGACTTCCTGGACGCGGACGGGTGCGAGTGCCGGTCGACCCTCCTCGAGGGCGGGCACGTCGGCACGGTGATCGAGACGTCCACGTCGTGCATCAAGGTGgagccggcggccggcggcggcagcgTCGTCAAGGTGGAGTCCACGTACAAGCTGCTGCCGGGCGTGGAGGAGGGCGAGTACGAGGTCGCCAAGGCCAAGGAGTCCGTCACCGCCATCTTCAAGGCCGCCGAGGCGTACCTCATCGCCAACCCGGACGCCTACAACTGA